From the genome of Deinococcus sp. JMULE3, one region includes:
- a CDS encoding NADP-dependent isocitrate dehydrogenase has translation MTRATLDTTATTPLTAAPLTTVAVAHGDGIGPEIMDATLRILAAAGARLQPVPIRIGEAVYREGHTSGFTPDTWDTLRAAGVLLKAPITTPQGGGYKSLNVTLRKTLGLYANVRPCRAYAPFVPSHHAGTDVVIIRENEEDLYAGIEHRQTREVVQCLKLVTRDGCERIVRYAFEYARAHGRRRVTALSKDNIMKLTDGLFHQVFREIGAEYPDLEQEHQIIDIGTARLATRPERYDVVVTLNLYGDIISDVAAEVTGSVGLAGSANIGPSFALFEAIHGSAPDIAGQNVANPGGLLQAAVMMLGHLGQHDVAVRVQNAWLRALEDGVHTADIAGEHTRERVGTREFADAVIARLGQEPQVLPAARRGPGQLPAPAPQPDRRDVVKALVGTDVFFEWAEADRDPSVLAARLEALVTGRLRLNMITNRGVKVWPGGQPETFRADHWRCRFLADGDGPVRHADVVALLTGLLGSGLDFIKTEHLYTFDGVPGYSMGQGQ, from the coding sequence ATGACCCGAGCCACCCTGGACACCACCGCCACCACGCCCCTCACCGCCGCCCCCCTCACCACTGTCGCCGTTGCCCACGGGGACGGCATCGGCCCGGAAATCATGGATGCCACCCTGCGGATCCTGGCCGCCGCCGGGGCACGCCTCCAGCCCGTCCCGATCCGCATCGGCGAGGCCGTGTACCGCGAGGGTCACACCAGCGGCTTCACGCCCGACACCTGGGACACCCTGCGCGCGGCGGGCGTGCTGCTCAAGGCCCCCATCACCACCCCGCAGGGCGGCGGGTACAAGAGCCTGAACGTCACGCTGCGCAAGACGCTGGGCCTGTACGCGAACGTCCGCCCGTGCCGCGCCTACGCGCCGTTCGTGCCCAGCCACCACGCGGGCACGGACGTGGTGATCATCCGCGAGAACGAGGAGGACCTGTACGCGGGCATCGAGCACCGCCAGACGCGTGAGGTCGTGCAGTGCCTGAAGCTCGTCACGCGGGACGGCTGCGAGCGGATCGTGCGCTACGCCTTCGAGTACGCCCGCGCGCACGGGCGGCGCCGGGTGACGGCGCTGAGCAAGGACAACATCATGAAGCTCACGGACGGCCTGTTCCATCAGGTGTTCCGCGAGATCGGCGCCGAGTACCCGGACCTCGAGCAGGAGCACCAGATCATCGACATCGGCACGGCGCGGCTGGCGACCCGCCCCGAACGGTACGACGTTGTGGTGACCCTGAACCTGTACGGGGACATCATCAGTGACGTGGCGGCCGAGGTGACGGGTTCGGTGGGGCTGGCGGGCAGCGCGAACATCGGCCCGAGCTTCGCGCTGTTCGAGGCGATTCACGGCAGCGCGCCGGACATCGCCGGGCAGAACGTCGCCAACCCCGGCGGGCTGCTGCAGGCGGCGGTCATGATGCTGGGGCACCTGGGGCAGCACGACGTGGCAGTGCGGGTGCAGAACGCGTGGCTGCGCGCCCTGGAGGACGGCGTGCATACCGCCGACATCGCGGGGGAACACACCCGCGAGCGGGTCGGGACGCGCGAGTTCGCGGACGCCGTGATCGCCCGGCTGGGGCAGGAGCCGCAGGTGCTGCCCGCCGCGCGCCGGGGGCCGGGGCAGCTGCCCGCGCCCGCGCCGCAGCCGGATCGCCGGGACGTGGTGAAGGCCCTGGTGGGCACGGACGTGTTCTTCGAGTGGGCCGAGGCGGACCGTGACCCGTCGGTGCTGGCCGCGCGGCTGGAGGCGCTGGTGACCGGGCGGTTGCGGCTGAACATGATCACGAACCGGGGCGTGAAGGTCTGGCCGGGCGGGCAGCCGGAGACGTTCCGCGCGGATCACTGGCGCTGCCGCTTCCTGGCGGACGGCGACGGGCCGGTGCGGCACGCGGACGTGGTGGCGCTGCTGACGGGTCTGCTGGGCAGCGGGCTGGATTTCATCAAGACCGAGCACCTGTACACCTTCGACGGCGTGCCGGGCTACTCGATGGGGCAGGGGCAGTAG
- a CDS encoding winged helix-turn-helix domain-containing protein — MTTPAPWTFLTNHTHVLLCLQQHPGDTLREVALRVGITERAVQRIVRDLEDAGVLTRERQGRRNTYHLQPSTPLRHPLEAHHTVGELLDLLR, encoded by the coding sequence ATGACCACGCCCGCCCCGTGGACCTTCCTCACCAACCACACCCACGTCCTGCTGTGCCTCCAGCAGCACCCCGGCGACACCCTCCGCGAAGTCGCCCTGCGCGTCGGCATCACCGAACGCGCCGTACAACGCATCGTCCGCGACCTCGAAGACGCCGGCGTGCTGACCCGCGAACGCCAGGGCCGCCGCAACACCTACCACCTCCAGCCCAGCACCCCCCTGCGCCACCCCCTCGAAGCGCACCACACCGTCGGCGAACTCCTCGACCTGCTGCGCTAG
- a CDS encoding DUF664 domain-containing protein → MTSTLLTDRPGFTPMIARLVGMMTYTRETTLEAVQGWTVEELDLIPDGHANSAGMLLAHMAAVERIYQLISDGHPDPDSALEAHYLPGLNLGEQGRAELRGRPLRHYLEELARVRAGTLELLGSRDDAWLDEPLPFWGSTGNRHFMWFHVFEDEINHRGQLRLLRRHQPGLQGLGLTGAWLEPLADGRGVRCRTVFEGSPAAQAGLKTGDEIVAIDGVDVQGTYFHELRLGAAPGVSSTFTVRRGDGTQDVTVTRVARPG, encoded by the coding sequence ATGACCTCCACGCTGCTCACGGACCGGCCCGGTTTCACGCCCATGATCGCGCGACTGGTGGGGATGATGACCTATACGCGCGAGACGACGCTGGAGGCCGTGCAGGGCTGGACAGTCGAGGAACTGGACCTGATTCCGGATGGGCACGCGAACAGCGCCGGGATGCTGCTGGCGCACATGGCGGCGGTGGAGCGCATCTACCAGCTGATCAGCGACGGGCACCCCGACCCGGATTCCGCACTGGAGGCGCACTACTTGCCGGGCCTGAATCTCGGGGAGCAGGGCCGCGCGGAGCTCCGGGGACGGCCCCTGCGGCACTACCTGGAGGAACTGGCCCGCGTGCGCGCCGGGACGCTGGAGTTGCTGGGGTCACGGGATGACGCGTGGCTGGACGAACCCCTTCCCTTCTGGGGGAGCACGGGCAACCGGCACTTCATGTGGTTCCACGTGTTCGAGGACGAGATCAACCACCGGGGGCAGCTGCGGCTGCTGCGGCGGCACCAGCCGGGCCTGCAGGGACTGGGCCTGACGGGCGCGTGGCTGGAACCACTCGCGGACGGGCGGGGCGTGCGCTGCCGCACGGTATTCGAGGGGAGCCCGGCCGCTCAGGCGGGATTGAAGACCGGGGATGAGATCGTCGCCATCGACGGGGTGGACGTGCAGGGCACGTACTTCCACGAGTTGCGGCTGGGGGCCGCGCCGGGCGTGAGCAGTACGTTCACGGTCCGGCGCGGTGACGGCACGCAGGACGTGACCGTGACGCGGGTGGCGCGGCCCGGCTGA
- the acnA gene encoding aconitate hydratase AcnA, giving the protein MAMNLFGTRDVLTTQSGQKLYYYNLNKLQEQGHDISRLPVSIKVLLESVLREANDYDVRREDVTTVAGWKPVNDEVEIPFKPARVILQDFTGVPAVVDLAAMRSAMVKLGGDPSKINPLIPVDLVIDHSVQVDEFGTDFALANNMALEFERNRERYEFLRWGQQAFDNFGVVPPASGIVHQVNLEYLAKGVQSRPEDDGVVVYPDSLVGTDSHTTMINGLGIVGWGVGGIEAEAVMLGQPIYMLMPEVIGFKITGAMPEGATATDLALRVTEMLRAKGVVGKFVEFYGAGLSNMTLPDRATIANMAPEYGATMGFFPVDDEALRYLRRTGRLDTEVELVEAYYKAQGMYRTDDTVDPVFTDTIELDLGTIVPSLAGPKRPQDRVDLTGMHTVFNEALTAPVKARGFELPADKLGAQGTITGTDIKIGHGAVTLASITSCTNTSNPSVLIAAGLVAKKAVELGLKSKPWVKTSLAPGSRVVTEYLEAAGLQSYLDQIGFNTVGYGCMTCIGNSGPLPEPTVDAINEGDLVVASVLSGNRNFEGRVNPHIKANYLASPPLVVAYALAGTVVNDIVNDPIGTGPDGQSVYLRDVWPTTAEIQQVMDQAINAEMFKKVYDGIEKSNQDWNAIPVAEGALYDWKEDSTYIQNPPFFDNLAGGPSDIVSIEGARALVKVGDSVTTDHISPAGSFKADTPAGKFLTERGIAPKDFNSYGSRRGNDRIMTRGTFANIRLKNQLAPGTEGGFTTDYTTGQVSSIYDASVNYKAAGTPLVIFAGKDYGMGSSRDWAAKGTFLLGVKAVIAESFERIHRSNLVGMGVLPLQYKNGETAESLGINGDETFDVILPGDLKPRQDVTVKITTADGQSRTITVQCRIDTPVEIDYYKNGGILQTVLRGILAKSNEVKA; this is encoded by the coding sequence ATGGCGATGAACCTGTTCGGGACGCGCGACGTCCTCACCACGCAAAGCGGTCAGAAACTCTACTACTACAACCTGAACAAACTTCAGGAGCAGGGCCACGACATCAGCCGCCTCCCGGTCAGCATCAAGGTGCTGCTCGAGAGCGTCCTGCGCGAAGCGAACGACTACGACGTCCGCCGCGAGGACGTCACCACCGTCGCCGGGTGGAAACCCGTCAACGACGAAGTCGAGATTCCCTTCAAACCCGCCCGCGTGATCCTCCAGGACTTCACCGGCGTGCCCGCCGTCGTCGACCTCGCCGCCATGCGCTCCGCCATGGTCAAACTCGGTGGCGACCCCAGCAAGATCAACCCGCTGATCCCCGTGGACCTCGTCATCGACCACAGCGTGCAGGTCGACGAGTTCGGCACCGACTTCGCCCTCGCGAACAACATGGCCCTGGAATTCGAACGCAACCGCGAACGCTACGAGTTCCTCCGCTGGGGCCAGCAGGCCTTCGACAACTTCGGCGTCGTGCCCCCCGCCTCGGGCATCGTGCACCAGGTCAACCTGGAGTACCTCGCCAAGGGCGTCCAGAGCCGCCCGGAAGATGACGGCGTCGTCGTGTACCCCGACAGCCTCGTCGGCACCGACAGCCACACGACCATGATCAACGGCCTGGGCATCGTCGGCTGGGGCGTCGGCGGCATCGAAGCCGAAGCCGTCATGCTCGGCCAGCCCATCTACATGCTGATGCCCGAAGTCATCGGCTTCAAGATCACGGGCGCCATGCCCGAAGGCGCCACCGCCACCGACCTCGCGCTGCGCGTCACCGAGATGCTGCGCGCCAAAGGTGTGGTGGGCAAGTTCGTCGAGTTCTACGGCGCGGGCCTCAGCAACATGACCCTCCCCGACCGTGCCACCATCGCCAACATGGCCCCCGAATACGGCGCGACCATGGGCTTCTTCCCCGTGGACGACGAGGCGCTGCGCTACCTGCGCCGCACCGGCCGCCTGGACACCGAAGTTGAACTGGTCGAGGCGTACTACAAGGCCCAGGGCATGTACCGCACGGACGACACCGTCGACCCCGTCTTCACCGACACCATCGAACTCGACCTGGGCACCATCGTCCCCAGCCTCGCGGGCCCCAAACGCCCCCAGGACCGCGTGGACCTGACCGGCATGCACACCGTCTTCAACGAGGCCCTCACCGCGCCCGTCAAGGCCCGCGGCTTCGAACTGCCCGCGGACAAGCTCGGCGCGCAGGGCACCATTACCGGCACCGACATCAAGATCGGCCACGGCGCCGTGACGCTGGCCAGCATCACCAGCTGCACGAACACCAGCAACCCCAGCGTGCTGATCGCCGCCGGTCTGGTCGCCAAGAAAGCCGTCGAACTGGGCCTCAAGAGCAAACCCTGGGTCAAGACCAGCCTCGCCCCCGGCAGCCGCGTCGTCACCGAGTACCTCGAAGCCGCCGGGCTCCAGAGCTACCTCGACCAGATCGGCTTCAACACCGTCGGCTACGGCTGCATGACCTGCATCGGCAACAGCGGCCCGCTGCCCGAACCCACCGTGGACGCCATCAACGAAGGTGACCTCGTCGTCGCCAGCGTCCTGAGCGGCAACCGCAACTTCGAAGGCCGCGTCAACCCGCACATCAAGGCGAACTACCTCGCCTCCCCGCCCCTGGTCGTCGCGTACGCCCTGGCCGGCACCGTCGTGAACGACATCGTGAACGACCCCATCGGCACCGGCCCTGACGGTCAGAGCGTGTACCTGCGCGACGTGTGGCCCACCACCGCCGAGATCCAGCAGGTCATGGACCAGGCCATCAATGCCGAGATGTTCAAGAAGGTCTACGACGGCATCGAGAAGAGCAACCAGGACTGGAACGCCATCCCCGTTGCCGAGGGCGCGCTGTACGACTGGAAGGAAGACAGCACCTACATCCAGAACCCGCCCTTCTTCGACAACCTCGCCGGCGGCCCCAGCGACATCGTGTCCATCGAAGGCGCCCGCGCCCTGGTGAAGGTCGGCGACAGCGTCACCACCGACCACATCAGCCCCGCCGGGAGCTTCAAGGCCGACACCCCCGCCGGGAAGTTCCTCACCGAACGCGGCATTGCTCCGAAGGACTTCAACAGCTACGGCAGCCGCCGCGGCAACGACCGCATCATGACCCGCGGCACGTTCGCCAACATCCGCCTGAAGAACCAGCTCGCCCCCGGCACCGAAGGCGGCTTCACCACCGACTACACCACCGGCCAGGTCAGCAGCATCTACGACGCCAGCGTCAACTACAAGGCCGCCGGAACCCCCCTCGTCATCTTCGCGGGCAAGGACTACGGCATGGGCAGCAGCCGCGACTGGGCCGCCAAAGGCACCTTCCTGCTCGGCGTGAAGGCCGTCATCGCCGAAAGCTTCGAGCGCATCCACCGCAGCAACCTCGTCGGCATGGGCGTCCTGCCCCTGCAGTACAAGAACGGCGAAACCGCCGAATCCCTGGGCATCAACGGCGACGAGACCTTCGACGTGATCCTCCCCGGCGACCTCAAACCCCGCCAGGACGTCACCGTCAAGATCACCACCGCCGACGGCCAGAGCCGCACCATCACCGTCCAGTGCCGCATCGACACCCCCGTCGAAATCGACTACTACAAGAACGGCGGCATCCTCCAGACCGTGCTCCGCGGCATCCTCGCCAAGAGCAACGAAGTCAAAGCCTGA
- a CDS encoding helix-turn-helix domain-containing protein — MEWNQKRVEALFNSVEESQHLDFKAGAFLRKDCQDSLTKQVVGFANSDGGVLIIGVEEGKGDLKHFATGFSGVNGREWSKERLEAIIDSNISPRIANIKIYPIRVNGEISNSVYVVDIPKSDTCHQASDNIYYYRTNFSTQPMKDFQIRDVMNRMRSSLLSLRIVVNKDRQISFLIANTGGNAVKNWTAEIIICREAIDTDSNFMLKNDVKMIRAVGHGDFGEIKSNDIIKIEGRECYVFDISRLNSGSSEIILPRTALEVFKIGVKSIYLHKLAVYWQIDSDDGRRTYGFISENANEIYEFSGSDLDNRESLIIKD; from the coding sequence ATGGAGTGGAACCAGAAAAGAGTTGAGGCATTGTTTAATTCTGTTGAGGAAAGCCAGCATCTTGATTTCAAAGCCGGGGCGTTCTTAAGAAAGGATTGCCAAGACTCACTAACTAAGCAGGTTGTGGGTTTTGCGAATTCTGATGGCGGAGTGCTTATTATCGGAGTGGAGGAGGGGAAGGGCGATTTAAAGCATTTCGCTACTGGGTTCTCTGGTGTTAACGGGCGGGAGTGGAGCAAAGAGCGATTGGAGGCAATAATCGATTCAAATATTTCTCCTAGGATTGCAAACATCAAAATCTATCCTATCCGGGTCAATGGGGAAATATCTAATTCGGTCTATGTTGTCGATATCCCCAAAAGTGATACCTGTCATCAAGCGTCGGATAATATCTACTACTATCGCACAAATTTTTCTACGCAACCGATGAAAGATTTCCAGATCAGGGATGTCATGAATAGAATGAGATCTTCCTTGCTGAGTCTCCGGATTGTTGTAAATAAAGACAGACAGATTTCTTTCCTGATTGCAAATACGGGTGGCAATGCGGTTAAAAATTGGACTGCTGAAATTATTATATGCAGGGAGGCTATAGATACGGATAGCAATTTTATGCTAAAAAATGACGTTAAGATGATTAGGGCCGTAGGCCATGGCGATTTTGGAGAGATAAAATCCAATGATATTATTAAAATTGAGGGCCGAGAGTGTTATGTTTTTGATATTTCAAGATTAAATTCTGGATCGTCTGAGATTATATTACCTCGTACTGCCCTTGAAGTTTTTAAGATTGGCGTAAAATCTATATATCTGCATAAGCTGGCTGTGTATTGGCAGATCGATTCCGATGATGGGAGGCGTACATATGGATTTATATCGGAGAATGCGAACGAGATTTACGAATTCAGTGGAAGCGATTTGGATAATCGCGAAAGTCTTATAATTAAGGATTGA
- a CDS encoding HNH endonuclease, translated as MGRKEREQASWIEDTRTEPLDTCVLCGREGDMTDHHLVPKSQGRRQGVKLGEIPTVKMCAACQGFLVKTFSNAQLANELNTVEAIREREEVQKFVKWVQKQPLSRGVRVH; from the coding sequence ATGGGTCGTAAGGAACGCGAGCAGGCCAGCTGGATCGAGGACACGCGCACGGAGCCGCTGGACACGTGCGTGCTGTGCGGGCGTGAGGGGGACATGACGGATCACCACCTCGTGCCGAAGTCACAGGGGCGGCGGCAGGGCGTGAAACTGGGCGAGATTCCCACCGTGAAGATGTGCGCGGCGTGCCAGGGCTTCCTGGTGAAGACGTTCAGTAACGCGCAGCTGGCCAATGAACTGAATACCGTCGAGGCCATCCGGGAGCGGGAGGAGGTGCAGAAGTTCGTGAAGTGGGTGCAGAAGCAGCCGCTGTCGCGGGGTGTGCGCGTTCATTGA
- a CDS encoding S8 family serine peptidase: MRPWLPGLLLTTLLSACGGGGSVTPTPTPTPTPKPICTQAVAGALPVAAQGNAAPGWTVGAADWSRPHVPGRVLVSSVPGGPRLSTLGMTGEEVVPGVTVIRTAPGEEVAVAGRLRTQGVVTQPDYLYLPLVTPNDPGVPGNAGVAVGGARFVQSYLTRVNAPQAWTFLQGCGKTPVAARTAVLDSLVATTHPDLQGRLAAGRSYLGGGSSDDGGHGTATTGVIAATTNNGQGLAGLTWSGVVTPMEVIGAAGASTSTVAQAVRDAVSSGAKVINMSLGIAVTGTADPDPALSAALTSAAGSAVLVASAGNTPGDGLYYPASHPDVIAVGAAGSTDALACYSARPLAGQTAAAAHFMLAPGGSGNCPGATNASQMLVLNQTGGYTLQAGTSFAAPLVSGAAALMRAANPALSAPQAKALLLSSARVTGDGLRFLDVNAAVRAATR; the protein is encoded by the coding sequence ATGCGCCCCTGGTTGCCCGGTCTGCTGCTGACGACCCTGCTGTCCGCGTGTGGAGGCGGTGGGTCGGTCACGCCGACCCCTACTCCGACGCCCACGCCGAAGCCGATCTGCACGCAGGCGGTGGCTGGCGCCCTGCCAGTGGCGGCGCAGGGGAATGCCGCTCCGGGCTGGACGGTGGGGGCGGCTGACTGGTCGAGGCCTCACGTGCCTGGGCGGGTGCTGGTCAGCAGCGTGCCCGGCGGACCTCGGTTGTCCACGCTGGGGATGACAGGTGAGGAGGTCGTGCCGGGCGTCACCGTGATCCGCACCGCTCCCGGCGAGGAGGTGGCCGTCGCGGGTCGCCTGCGGACTCAGGGCGTCGTCACCCAGCCGGATTACCTGTACCTGCCGCTGGTGACCCCGAATGATCCCGGCGTGCCGGGGAACGCCGGCGTGGCGGTCGGCGGGGCGCGGTTCGTTCAGTCGTACCTGACGCGCGTGAACGCCCCGCAGGCCTGGACGTTCCTGCAGGGATGCGGTAAGACGCCGGTCGCGGCGCGGACGGCGGTGCTCGATTCCCTGGTGGCGACCACCCATCCGGACCTGCAGGGTCGGCTGGCAGCGGGCCGGTCATACCTGGGTGGGGGATCGTCGGACGACGGGGGGCACGGCACGGCCACCACGGGCGTGATCGCCGCCACGACCAACAATGGGCAGGGACTGGCGGGGCTCACCTGGAGTGGCGTCGTGACGCCCATGGAGGTGATCGGCGCGGCGGGCGCGAGCACCAGCACGGTCGCGCAGGCCGTCCGGGACGCCGTGAGCAGCGGCGCGAAGGTCATCAACATGAGCCTGGGGATCGCCGTGACCGGCACCGCCGACCCTGACCCTGCACTGTCGGCGGCCCTGACGAGCGCGGCGGGCAGCGCCGTTCTCGTCGCGTCTGCCGGAAACACGCCTGGGGACGGGCTGTACTACCCGGCCAGTCACCCGGACGTCATCGCGGTCGGCGCGGCGGGCAGTACGGATGCGCTGGCCTGCTACAGTGCCCGCCCACTGGCCGGTCAGACGGCCGCGGCAGCGCACTTCATGCTCGCGCCGGGCGGCAGCGGGAACTGCCCCGGCGCGACGAACGCCTCGCAGATGCTGGTGCTGAACCAGACGGGCGGGTACACCCTGCAGGCGGGCACCAGTTTCGCCGCGCCACTGGTGTCCGGAGCTGCCGCCCTGATGCGCGCCGCGAACCCCGCCCTGAGCGCCCCGCAGGCGAAAGCGCTGCTGCTCTCCAGTGCCCGCGTCACCGGGGACGGTCTGCGTTTTCTCGACGTGAACGCCGCCGTGCGGGCTGCGACCCGCTGA
- a CDS encoding type II secretion system F family protein, with product MPVFEYRVRDRSGKVLKSSMEAETANQVRDALRSKGLMIVEIKPPKTGLSADVKIPFLDNRPPSLKQVAIFSKQLATLINAGVPLVQSLAILQKQIEHKGFQGVVKEMRTEIEAGTPLSDAIAKHPKVFNRLYLNLVRAGETSGTLDSVLERIADFQEKELALRGKIKSALTYPVVVLVFAILITYFLLTTIVPQFASILSQLNAPLPFITKMLMAVSSFLQNQILILVAIIAGFTFLYRWYYATPKGRVVIDEIKLKVPILGNLIQKSAIASFARTFGLLISSGVNIIESLEITKGTANNAIVEESIENAKNVVMVGEQMSSSLATSKVFPPMVVSMINIGEETGSLDDMLIKVGDFYDREVDEAVDGMTAAIEPLMIVFLGGIVGTIVAGMFLPMFAIIGQLSQ from the coding sequence ATGCCCGTCTTCGAATACCGCGTGCGTGACCGCTCCGGCAAGGTGCTGAAGTCCTCGATGGAAGCCGAGACGGCCAACCAGGTCCGGGACGCCCTGCGCTCCAAGGGCCTGATGATCGTCGAGATCAAACCCCCCAAGACCGGCCTGAGCGCCGACGTCAAGATCCCGTTCCTCGACAACCGCCCGCCCAGCCTGAAACAGGTGGCGATCTTCAGTAAGCAGCTCGCCACGCTGATCAACGCCGGGGTGCCGCTCGTGCAGTCCCTGGCGATCCTGCAGAAGCAGATCGAGCACAAGGGCTTCCAGGGCGTCGTGAAGGAGATGCGAACCGAGATCGAGGCCGGGACGCCACTGAGCGACGCGATCGCCAAGCACCCCAAGGTCTTCAATCGCCTGTACCTGAACCTCGTTCGTGCCGGCGAGACCAGCGGCACCCTGGACTCGGTCCTGGAACGCATCGCGGACTTCCAGGAAAAGGAACTCGCGCTGCGAGGCAAGATCAAGAGCGCCCTGACCTACCCGGTCGTCGTACTGGTCTTCGCGATCCTCATCACGTACTTCCTGCTGACGACCATCGTCCCGCAGTTCGCCAGCATCCTGTCCCAGCTGAACGCCCCACTGCCCTTCATCACGAAGATGCTCATGGCTGTCTCCAGCTTCCTCCAGAATCAGATCCTCATTCTGGTCGCCATCATCGCAGGCTTCACGTTCCTGTACCGCTGGTACTACGCCACGCCCAAGGGACGCGTCGTCATCGACGAGATCAAGCTCAAGGTACCCATCCTGGGCAACCTGATTCAGAAGAGTGCCATCGCCTCATTCGCCCGCACTTTCGGTCTGCTGATCAGCAGCGGCGTGAACATCATCGAGAGCCTGGAGATCACCAAAGGCACCGCGAACAACGCCATCGTCGAGGAGAGCATCGAGAACGCCAAGAACGTCGTCATGGTCGGCGAGCAGATGAGCAGCAGCCTCGCGACCAGCAAGGTCTTCCCCCCCATGGTCGTCAGCATGATCAACATCGGCGAAGAGACCGGGTCGCTGGACGACATGCTCATCAAGGTCGGGGACTTCTACGACCGCGAAGTGGACGAGGCCGTGGACGGCATGACCGCCGCCATCGAACCATTGATGATCGTGTTCCTCGGCGGGATCGTCGGGACGATCGTCGCTGGGATGTTCCTCCCGATGTTCGCCATCATCGGCCAGCTCAGCCAATAA